Proteins encoded in a region of the Armatimonadota bacterium genome:
- the lpxA gene encoding acyl-[acyl-carrier-protein]--UDP-N-acetylglucosamine O-acyltransferase: MSIQTMAHSKIHPTAIIHPTAELAPDVEIGPYSIVGAHVYIGEGTILESHVVVEKWTTIGSYCHIFHSAILGGPPQDTKFKGERSYLRIGDRNIIREFVTIHRATGEEEATVIGDDNMIMGYVHIGHNCKLGNGIIIANQAGISGHVIVEDHVVFGGMVGVHQYTRIGKLAMLGGMSKVVQDVPPFMMVDGRPAEVLDLNTIGLRRHGIPPAVRAGLRQAYKLLYRSKLNMSQAIEAIEEEVEPSPERDYLLDFLRSIRKGFGGRANDPRGMR; this comes from the coding sequence ATGAGCATACAGACTATGGCGCACTCGAAGATTCATCCGACGGCGATTATTCACCCAACGGCAGAGCTGGCTCCGGACGTGGAGATAGGTCCTTATAGTATCGTTGGAGCTCACGTCTACATCGGGGAAGGAACCATCCTCGAATCGCATGTGGTGGTGGAGAAGTGGACAACTATCGGTTCCTATTGCCATATCTTCCACAGTGCGATTTTGGGAGGACCCCCGCAGGACACCAAGTTCAAAGGGGAGCGCAGCTACCTGCGCATCGGCGACCGTAACATCATCCGCGAGTTCGTCACCATCCACCGCGCTACCGGCGAGGAGGAAGCCACTGTTATCGGTGACGATAATATGATTATGGGCTATGTGCATATCGGGCACAACTGCAAGCTGGGCAACGGCATCATCATCGCCAACCAAGCAGGCATCAGCGGGCACGTCATCGTCGAGGACCACGTGGTCTTCGGCGGGATGGTGGGCGTACACCAGTACACCCGCATCGGCAAGCTGGCGATGTTGGGAGGGATGTCCAAGGTGGTGCAGGATGTACCGCCTTTCATGATGGTGGATGGACGCCCCGCAGAGGTGCTGGACCTGAACACGATCGGTCTGCGACGGCACGGCATTCCTCCTGCAGTGCGAGCAGGTTTGCGACAGGCGTACAAACTGCTGTATCGCTCGAAGCTCAACATGTCGCAGGCGATCGAAGCCATAGAAGAAGAGGTGGAACCCAGTCCGGAGCGAGATTATCTGCTGGACTTTCTGCGCAGTATTCGCAAGGGCTTTGGAGGGCGTGCTAACGACCCGCGCGGGATGAGGTGA
- the fabZ gene encoding 3-hydroxyacyl-[acyl-carrier-protein] dehydratase FabZ, whose product MIGPNGVLDVEAVREILPHRYPLLLVDRILELEPGKRAVGLKNVTINEEFFNGHFPGQAIMPGVLVVEAMAQVGGVLMLSLPEHRHKLAYIGGIDKVRFRKPVVPGDTLITEVEVLRFRGSTGKVRVVGRVNGQVVAEAEMIFALVDPKKNGSRAQEQMTNSTADEGNSR is encoded by the coding sequence ATGATAGGACCAAACGGCGTACTGGACGTGGAAGCGGTTCGCGAGATATTGCCGCACCGCTATCCGTTGCTACTGGTGGACCGTATTCTGGAGCTGGAGCCCGGTAAGCGGGCGGTGGGGTTGAAAAATGTCACCATCAACGAGGAGTTTTTCAACGGGCATTTCCCGGGTCAAGCCATCATGCCCGGCGTGCTGGTGGTGGAAGCGATGGCGCAGGTGGGGGGCGTGCTGATGCTCTCTCTGCCGGAACATCGCCATAAGCTGGCTTATATCGGTGGTATCGACAAGGTACGTTTCCGCAAACCGGTGGTGCCGGGCGATACGCTTATCACCGAGGTGGAGGTACTGCGTTTTCGCGGTAGCACCGGCAAAGTGCGCGTGGTCGGGCGCGTGAACGGTCAAGTGGTGGCGGAAGCGGAAATGATTTTTGCGCTGGTTGACCCCAAAAAGAACGGCAGCCGCGCACAGGAGCAGATGACAAATTCTACCGCTGACGAAGGGAATTCTCGGTGA
- the lpxC gene encoding UDP-3-O-acyl-N-acetylglucosamine deacetylase — protein MNRQCTLKEAVSVEGVGVHTGKQCRVTVKPADENTGIVFYVDRQIIPALAEYVVSTDRCTTLGVDGVRVMTVEHLLSALAGAGVDNVRIEVEGEEIPVLDGSAKPWVERFYRAGLREQSTERQRIRLTRPVSVMAGDRGIWAMPHPERLLITTVHYDHPLIGTQVAWFHLDKIDYLEEIAPARTFGFWEEVEALLARGKALGGSLDNALVVFPDRYSAPLRFPDEVLRHKVLDIIGDMTLVGAQVEALLVAVKPSHTLNTAFALALRQTIQGEET, from the coding sequence ATGAACAGACAGTGCACGCTGAAGGAGGCAGTGAGCGTCGAGGGCGTTGGCGTGCACACGGGCAAACAATGCCGGGTGACGGTCAAACCGGCGGATGAGAACACTGGTATCGTCTTTTACGTAGACAGACAGATAATACCCGCGTTGGCAGAATACGTGGTTTCCACCGACAGGTGTACCACACTGGGCGTGGATGGGGTGCGCGTGATGACGGTCGAGCACCTGCTTTCTGCGCTGGCTGGCGCAGGCGTAGATAATGTGCGCATCGAGGTGGAAGGCGAGGAGATACCGGTTTTAGACGGCAGTGCAAAGCCCTGGGTGGAGCGTTTCTACAGGGCGGGGCTACGCGAGCAAAGCACAGAGCGACAGCGCATCCGCCTCACGCGCCCGGTATCGGTGATGGCTGGTGACCGTGGCATCTGGGCGATGCCCCACCCCGAACGGTTGCTCATCACCACAGTACACTATGACCACCCGTTGATAGGTACGCAGGTAGCATGGTTCCATCTGGATAAAATAGACTATCTGGAGGAGATAGCACCTGCTCGTACCTTCGGCTTCTGGGAGGAGGTGGAAGCGTTGCTGGCGCGAGGGAAAGCACTGGGCGGTAGTCTGGACAATGCGCTGGTGGTTTTCCCCGACCGCTACAGCGCGCCCCTCCGCTTCCCGGATGAAGTGCTTCGGCATAAGGTGCTGGACATTATCGGTGATATGACGCTGGTGGGCGCGCAGGTAGAGGCGTTGCTCGTGGCGGTGAAGCCAAGCCACACTCTGAATACTGCCTTCGCGCTGGCACTACGGCAGACGATACAGGGGGAGGAAACATGA
- a CDS encoding outer membrane protein assembly factor encodes MRILRIIFCLTLWAIAIAAHAQRIAEVVIRGNVNVPQEAILAKISAKPGMDFDQSLLSKDRAALRDMGFFSDVIPRTETTPQGIRIIYEVQEYPRISQVRITGNTVFSTDEILKLMRTQPGRLLNHNDLAADIEAITRLYMQKGYLVNVDPDTVGPDRNDPTILNLPLKEVTVEAVKVTGLRKTRERVVLREMRYTRPGALYNLEQIQKDLQRVYNTELFDDISYKAEIGSDLSKVIVTVNVVERRTGLFSVGAAYNNRQQLVGFLEMFETNFRGLGQTLGIRLERGGPANANNYEINFAEPWLDSRNTSLSLSVFDKTLYRFSSGLFTSDPGTIGNEDRYDERRRGGIVTLSRPLSETTRAYIGLRTESVRTNNPAVLPSEVFIKQDGTVSSLSLRLTHNTRDVDFDPASGGFDSFAVETALADLKDIGTAISGGFVGKANFNKVSIDLRRYFSPQGRRRALADKRHVFAVRLYAGKAFGKLPFFEQFFLGGAESLRGYPEDRFWGENVALLSVEYRAPLAQNLVGVLFVDAGDAWGGRYGTINNFTQHSGFKPQIGAGIGIRVRTPIGPLRLDYGFGSEGARTHFSIGNVF; translated from the coding sequence ATGAGAATACTGCGCATAATATTCTGCCTGACACTGTGGGCAATCGCCATTGCTGCCCATGCGCAGCGTATCGCTGAGGTTGTGATCCGAGGCAATGTCAACGTGCCCCAGGAAGCCATTCTGGCAAAAATCTCAGCCAAACCTGGCATGGACTTCGACCAGTCCCTGCTCAGTAAAGACCGTGCTGCGCTGCGGGATATGGGCTTCTTCAGTGACGTTATCCCGCGCACAGAAACCACCCCGCAGGGTATTCGCATCATTTACGAGGTACAGGAATACCCTCGCATCAGTCAGGTGCGCATCACTGGCAACACCGTCTTCTCCACCGACGAGATACTGAAGCTGATGCGCACACAGCCGGGTAGACTGCTCAATCACAACGACCTCGCCGCCGACATCGAGGCGATTACCCGGCTGTACATGCAGAAAGGATATCTGGTGAACGTGGACCCCGACACCGTCGGTCCCGACCGCAATGACCCCACTATCCTGAATCTGCCTCTGAAAGAGGTTACTGTGGAGGCGGTGAAGGTGACCGGATTGCGCAAGACGCGCGAGCGGGTCGTGCTTCGCGAAATGCGCTATACCCGCCCGGGCGCGCTGTACAACCTCGAACAGATTCAAAAGGACCTGCAGAGGGTATACAATACCGAGCTGTTCGACGACATCAGCTATAAAGCCGAAATCGGTTCCGACCTGAGCAAAGTCATCGTCACGGTGAACGTGGTGGAAAGGCGTACCGGGCTGTTCTCCGTCGGCGCAGCCTACAACAATCGCCAGCAGCTAGTGGGCTTTCTCGAAATGTTCGAAACCAACTTCCGGGGACTTGGGCAAACGCTGGGTATACGTCTCGAGCGTGGCGGACCTGCCAACGCCAACAACTACGAGATAAACTTCGCCGAACCTTGGCTGGATAGTCGCAATACCTCGTTGTCGCTTAGCGTCTTTGACAAAACCCTCTACCGGTTCAGCAGCGGGCTGTTCACTTCCGACCCCGGCACCATCGGCAACGAGGACCGGTACGACGAACGGCGCCGCGGCGGCATCGTTACTCTCAGTCGCCCGCTATCGGAAACAACGCGAGCCTACATCGGCTTACGCACCGAGTCGGTACGCACAAACAACCCGGCGGTTCTGCCCAGCGAGGTGTTTATCAAGCAGGACGGCACGGTGAGCTCACTCTCACTGCGTCTGACGCACAACACGCGCGACGTGGACTTTGACCCCGCTTCAGGCGGCTTCGATTCCTTTGCTGTCGAAACCGCCCTGGCAGACCTGAAGGACATCGGCACTGCCATCTCGGGCGGTTTTGTGGGTAAGGCAAACTTCAATAAGGTTTCCATAGACCTGAGGCGCTACTTCTCCCCGCAGGGGCGCAGACGCGCGCTTGCCGACAAGCGACATGTTTTTGCCGTGCGGCTGTATGCAGGTAAGGCGTTTGGGAAACTACCCTTCTTCGAACAGTTCTTCCTAGGCGGTGCAGAGAGCCTGCGAGGCTACCCTGAAGACCGCTTCTGGGGCGAGAACGTGGCGCTGCTCAGCGTGGAATATCGTGCCCCTCTGGCGCAGAACCTGGTGGGCGTACTGTTCGTAGACGCCGGCGACGCCTGGGGCGGACGCTATGGCACAATTAACAACTTTACCCAGCACTCCGGCTTCAAACCGCAGATAGGCGCAGGAATCGGCATCCGAGTGCGCACACCTATCGGGCCACTGCGGCTGGACTACGGCTTCGGTAGTGAGGGAGCACGTACTCACTTCAGCATCGGCAATGTATTCTGA
- the rpoE gene encoding RNA polymerase sigma factor, with amino-acid sequence MALDEDKEEHRRRFAEVVDAYYARIYNLFCHIVSDTHLAADLTQDTFVKAYEAFGRFRGEASVYTWLYRIAINEYRSYLRRLRREQEFVSRSLDEPVDVDGESLFTQLPDPSPSALQMLEKEELIQRIHQAVHSLPPRYRAFAVLRDLEGMSYEQIAEVTGLPLDTVKTRISRARALLRRKLEPYYRG; translated from the coding sequence ATGGCACTGGATGAGGACAAAGAAGAACACCGTCGCCGGTTCGCAGAAGTGGTCGATGCGTACTACGCTCGGATTTATAACCTGTTCTGCCACATTGTGTCGGATACGCATCTTGCTGCAGACCTGACGCAGGACACATTTGTGAAGGCATACGAAGCGTTCGGGCGGTTTCGCGGTGAGGCAAGCGTTTACACCTGGCTGTATCGAATTGCCATCAATGAGTATCGCTCGTACCTGCGGCGGCTTCGACGCGAACAGGAGTTTGTGAGCCGTTCGCTGGACGAGCCCGTAGATGTAGACGGCGAGAGCCTGTTCACGCAGCTACCCGACCCGTCGCCATCGGCGTTGCAAATGCTGGAGAAAGAGGAGCTGATTCAACGGATACATCAGGCGGTGCACTCGTTGCCCCCGCGCTATCGCGCCTTCGCAGTCCTGCGTGACCTGGAGGGGATGAGTTACGAACAGATTGCGGAGGTCACCGGCTTGCCGCTGGATACCGTGAAGACGCGCATCTCACGTGCGCGTGCGCTATTGCGCCGAAAACTGGAGCCCTACTACAGGGGTTGA
- the lipA gene encoding lipoyl synthase: MNRRLPEWLTIRAPRPGQIQEVDSLIKGLQLHTVCESARCPNLTECWSKRTATFMILGDVCTRACGFCAIKTGRGEMVDPLEPRRVALAAKHLGLKHVVITSVARDDLKDGGAEQFAATIRAVRYEIPGAIVEVLTPDFKGIRWCIKTVADAEPDIYNHNVETVERLQHLVRPQAKYWRSIDLLYYVKRTNPKIYTKSGLMVGLGETKEEVIQTMRDLRDAGVDCLTIGQYLRPTMNHLPVVEYVHPSVFAEYKRIGEEMGFLFVASAPFVRSSYNAEAFSRKVMAQRLAQLEAVQRGAEVG; the protein is encoded by the coding sequence ATGAACCGAAGATTACCCGAGTGGTTGACCATACGCGCCCCACGTCCGGGGCAGATACAGGAAGTGGACAGCCTCATCAAGGGGCTACAACTACACACCGTGTGCGAGAGCGCGCGTTGCCCAAACCTCACCGAATGCTGGAGCAAACGTACCGCTACCTTCATGATTCTGGGCGATGTATGCACCCGCGCCTGTGGTTTCTGCGCCATCAAGACCGGGCGCGGCGAGATGGTGGACCCGCTGGAACCCCGGCGCGTTGCTCTGGCGGCAAAGCATCTGGGCTTGAAGCATGTGGTCATCACCTCCGTCGCACGAGACGACCTGAAAGACGGTGGCGCGGAACAGTTCGCCGCCACTATCCGCGCGGTACGCTACGAGATACCCGGCGCGATTGTGGAAGTGTTAACGCCGGACTTCAAGGGCATCCGCTGGTGTATCAAGACGGTCGCTGACGCCGAACCCGACATCTACAACCACAATGTGGAGACGGTGGAACGGTTACAACACCTGGTGCGCCCGCAGGCCAAATACTGGCGTTCTATCGACCTGCTGTACTATGTCAAGCGCACCAACCCTAAAATCTACACCAAGTCGGGGCTAATGGTGGGTTTGGGCGAGACCAAAGAGGAAGTGATACAGACCATGCGTGACCTGCGTGATGCAGGGGTGGATTGTCTGACCATCGGGCAGTACCTGCGCCCGACGATGAACCATCTGCCGGTAGTGGAGTATGTGCATCCCAGCGTGTTCGCCGAGTACAAGCGCATCGGCGAGGAGATGGGCTTCCTGTTTGTCGCTTCCGCGCCCTTCGTGCGCAGTTCGTACAACGCGGAGGCGTTCTCGCGCAAGGTGATGGCACAGCGTCTGGCTCAGCTGGAAGCTGTGCAAAGGGGTGCTGAGGTGGGTTGA
- the lpxD gene encoding UDP-3-O-acylglucosamine N-acyltransferase: MKLTLQALAQKLNAQMEGDASTSITGVSSIEFAQEGDVVFAESPRYLRMAERCPAAAVIVWQNAPSIEKPILRVESPRQAFLKALELFAPEPHHPEGIDLNAVISPDADIGENVAIGAGCVIEAGVRIGQGSVLYPLCYIGRDVQIGEQCVLYPNVTLMHGVKLGNRVIVHPGSVIGADGFGYATVDGVHRKVPHIGTVEIGDDVEIGANVCIDRAKTGVTRIGSGTKIDNLVHIGHNVQIGENCLLVAQVGIAGSSRLGRYVVLAGQVGVADHISIGDGAIVAAQSGVAGNLQGGQRYFGSPAREHSKQLRLMAYTSRLPELFERVKELERKLSSSLEEKR; this comes from the coding sequence ATGAAACTCACATTGCAAGCACTGGCACAAAAACTAAACGCGCAGATGGAGGGCGATGCCAGTACCTCCATCACCGGCGTATCCTCGATAGAGTTCGCGCAGGAGGGAGATGTGGTATTTGCGGAGTCGCCGCGCTACCTGCGCATGGCAGAACGGTGTCCGGCTGCGGCGGTCATCGTATGGCAGAATGCTCCGTCCATTGAAAAGCCCATTCTGCGCGTCGAATCGCCCAGGCAGGCGTTCTTGAAAGCGCTGGAGCTATTCGCCCCTGAACCCCATCATCCTGAAGGTATTGACCTCAACGCCGTCATCTCGCCAGACGCCGACATCGGGGAGAACGTGGCTATCGGTGCGGGATGTGTTATCGAAGCAGGGGTGCGTATCGGGCAAGGCAGCGTGCTGTACCCTCTATGCTACATCGGGCGGGACGTGCAGATAGGCGAGCAGTGTGTGTTGTACCCAAACGTTACTCTCATGCATGGGGTGAAGCTGGGAAACAGAGTCATAGTACATCCGGGCTCGGTCATCGGCGCAGACGGTTTTGGCTATGCCACAGTGGACGGCGTGCACCGCAAAGTGCCGCACATCGGTACGGTGGAGATTGGTGACGATGTGGAGATTGGCGCAAACGTATGCATTGACCGTGCGAAAACGGGTGTAACCCGCATCGGCTCGGGCACCAAGATTGACAATCTGGTACACATCGGGCATAATGTGCAGATTGGGGAGAATTGTCTTCTGGTTGCGCAGGTGGGTATTGCGGGCAGCTCTCGGCTGGGGCGCTATGTGGTATTAGCAGGACAAGTGGGCGTAGCAGACCACATCAGCATCGGCGACGGCGCCATCGTTGCTGCGCAATCCGGGGTGGCAGGCAACCTGCAGGGTGGACAGCGCTACTTCGGCAGCCCCGCCCGCGAGCACAGCAAGCAGCTGCGCCTCATGGCTTACACCAGCCGCCTGCCTGAACTGTTCGAGCGGGTGAAGGAGCTGGAACGAAAATTGAGTTCGTCGTTGGAGGAGAAAAGATGA